ttttaaatttttcatataaccattatctaattattacaactttttcaaacttccaagcaaaacacaaaatataattctactttttcaaattttaaaacaaaaataatattaagaaattatattttaacaatattttagcaTGTGATGCTTAGCCTCTTGcatgattttcttcttcttatgaGCCTTATAAATAGCACCCTCCATCCCTCACCTTCATCCACACCTTTCAAGAGTACATAAGCATTGTGTGAGAGAACCTCTATAAGCACTTAGTTAAGAGTGAAACCGAGCACCTTTGCAAGAGAGTTGGTATTGAGTGACCCACATTTGGATTGGTAAGTGATTCTGCCATGCCTCTTTATTGGAGGATGGACTAACATGTTAAGCTTTGATTCATGGTATAAAATTGAGTTTTGATTTGAGTTTGGTAATGACAAGTCATTGGGTAGCATGCTTAGTACGATTTGATGTTTGGTTGAATGATCTTATATTAGACTTGAACTATGATCATGACATGTTTTGATATGAAATGATAAGCTTGGCTAAAGTCTTGTGATGATAATCAAGAGTTCATATGTGAAGAAAAATCACATGCCTTGCTAGAATCTAAAGCAATATCTTATGTTGATCATTATTTAAGAATCGGTTTTAAGGATTATCTTATGCTATCATAGTTCAATTACTTTAACCATGTTTAGTGTTATTTAAAGTCATTCGACAACATGTTATTAGCCTACTAGAAGTAAGGTAATATGATTCTTTCAAAGCTTTGAGGGTTATATACAAGATAGAAGCTAAACACATCATTATGAGTTTCGACCATACATAGTCACCTTTGTGATTTTAGTAGTTTGCTAGTATTATGATGCTATGTTGATAATGACATGAATTTAAGGTGGTAGCATGATAACAAGTTCTATTTTGATTGATTAAGTCGTAGATTTCGACCATAGGCTTAAATCACTTATAAGAGGAATATGATATATACATGCCACAGGTTGAATAGTTTTCTCATGGTTGGTGATTGGTTCATGAAATTCTAAAGCTTTATATGAATCTAGAATATGGAATAATATGAAACTTGTGTATTGTGGTGAAGTTTTtggatcaaaatgaaaataataagaatttaGGGTTATAAGTGCAACTTTGGGATATGTGTgggtatatttgaaaatatgggtttttgtatagaaaacttaataatTTCTAACTTGAAGTATATCTTTTGTTTCCCTTACACTACCCTTAGAACCCGATAAGTTTTTAAATTGGCCTCTAACTTAATTTTTGATAATGTATATATGGTTTTGTTAAATGCCATATTCacgttataaattttattttgataatgAAATGTTTTTATGATACATGATGAGCATTCAGTCACTTACATaacatgtgttgattattttataatttgcatGAATATgtactataatgatatatgcaaatatatcatttttgcATAAAGCATATAAGAAGCACGTGTCATGAAATATGTTTTGTCATGAGCATagcatgaaaattattttgttacGACCCAATGCTAGGATGTGCAAATATCTTAGTAAATCTATTCTATCTACTTTAGAGTTACTATAAATGGAGTGGTAATTTCTGGATTGATAAGAACGGTCAATAAGCTTTGAGTGGCTCTTCTTTAAAGGATTCCAAGGTGAAGTCAAGTTATGGCATCCAATGTTGGTATGGTCCATATGTTATAAAAAGTTATTATCAATTCATTGAAAGTTATATTTGTCAGCTCTGATGATGTAGTCTCAACTGAAATTATGCTACAGTCACCCGACAGGTACTCACAGTGCAAATGGAGAGTCGTGATAATGCCATATGTTAAAAATGGTTCTAGTAAAAGAGataatatgttttgaaaagataAAGTATGAAACGTTCTCTAGAAGAAAAAGTGAATCAAAACTTTTCTTGAAAGACGGTGAGGAATCTAGTAGGAACAAATAAAATTCTTTACATATCTTCCATGCATAGCATGTTTATTATTTGTCATATTTATATTATCTATGTGTATATTGgttgttaacttattgagatttctaGGAATTTCACTGTGGTACtcctaactaccattcctctTGGAATGGTAGAAGCTATGACATGGCCAAAAGATGGTGATGAATTCCAACCCTAGGCTAAGGATGATTGAGGACAAGCTAGACCCTGACTATCAACTAGAGTTAATTGTGATGTTCCTCGAAATGATCTTGTTTGCCATTTAGTGCATTCGAGAGatgttttgaaaatgtttttgttCTGAAACCTCCTGATGAACCTAGTCTGTGATAAGGAGATATAATATCCATAACAATGTTTGAACTATTGCCTTACACTTGGAAATCTACCAAGGcattaattatgttttaattaagCGTTGGGATGTTTAGTTTATTTTGGTGCAAAATTTTTACAAGTTACCATTTCCGCTACGaattattgcatattgctaTAAGTATATTGGGATACATTGCATGTTATCTGTCATAAACAAAGGAATGTAACCTCATATTACATATTCCGATACTCCAAATATCTATTTCATCTCAAGCGGAGATTGAGAGCATCACGCTTAATCTACTTGCTCACTTAGATTTATGTCATCAATATTAGGTAGATACTTTTCTTACTACGGTGCATCTCATCAATAGTCTTCCAACGCCTTTTCTCCATCTTGAATCACTCAAGTTTatctcttaattttttcaagttaTGAAATGTAGCCTTAATGCTCTCGAATttaaggtctaaattaaatGTAGATGAAAATTTGTATGAAAGAagtataattctttttattagcAATTATATTTAATCCTTAACaggtaaattaaaaaattaggcAAGCTAAGAATAAAAtgcaaattttaatattttgaattctagaattctttttaaagaaaaagtatgaaaaatgaaaaatatattaagatatGCGCactcactttaaaaaataattaaataaatttaaaatttacataaaaaaattattttttaacaataaacttcattttttgaaaatgggaTGCATAAAATTTGTATAGCCTAGGGACTGTGCTCAACATTTATGGAAAAGTGAACTGTATAAGACCAGTAGTAGTGAATTAGGTATAGTCAAATTTTAGTCAAACTTCAACTAGCTTGCTTAAAAAACATCTATATCAAACTAGCTAAATCTACGGTAAATTTATCCATCATCTTCTTGGCTAGTTAAATCTAGACCTTAAAATAATCTTTCAGCCTTGGGGGAGAATTGAACTCAGTAACTCATGAGTTTTGCCATTCCAGTATAAAGGGAAGTCGTCTACGGTCTATATTTGGCTATTTCAAAGTTTAGGATTTTTgtttcccataaaaaaaaaatatatatatatatatattaaaatacctttttcctattttcaaaattctctaaTCTTAAAAAAGACggttaaaaagttatattaattgaaataatatgaacgttaaaaaattaatgtgtatttttttaataatgaattaatattttaattataattaaaattaaaataaattaaaatattaaaattaatattttaatttaacgttaatatattttaagagtttattatttattattaaatgaattttataattaatatttgatcaaactcttttaaaatataaaagaagtgGGAGAGAATCTTGAAGCAGCTAAGCGACAAAAGCATGTAGCTTTTAAGATATAGCAGAGGAGCGAAAAGATTATCCAGAGAACAGGATTACAATTTCCTGCTTTTAGCTTTTTGGTTCGAGTCATGAAGTGCAGTTCGAGTATATTCTTCCTCTTTTATATATGGTGATATAttccgtcttcttcttctttctaccGAGCCTTGCTTGCATCCGTAAAAGCCACGCTCATAGCAAAGTCCCCCCAACCTTGCTTTGGACTCGAAACTAGAACCCAGTGGCACCGCTATCATATTCGAAAGAGACAGACATGTATGCGGCAGAGGTTTTGGGCAAGTTCTGTGTGTACAGTGAGACCCCTCTGTCTGTCTCAATGGCCTCGACCCATTTTCTCAGAAATCCCATACCCACTTCTCATGTTTGTACGCTTATGATCTCTGCGAGATCTCCAATGCAGCCGATGATGATGGGGTGTCGCTGCAGCATGGACTCCAAGCACGTCGGTGGCGATCTCTTCTCGGTGACCTCGTCGAGCAAGTCCGACGTTGATTATCTGGGCCAGAGCACCAAAGGGGATTTGAATCTCAAGTCGGAGCATCTTCAATCCTTTGGTAAAAGCTAATGTATATTCTTTATTGTTTAAACGGATATTTTGTTTTCTCCTGTTTTCTTGGTTTCCCTTATCGTGTCGTCAGTGTCTATTACTACGCACTTgcaatcatttttgttttccctTTGTGCTCATTCATTATACTAGCAACATAACCTCACCTTCCACTTTGTTCTTATTGGattacaatttttcatttaaGCTAGAGTTCATTCGATCTTGTGGCACTTTAACCATGAATCAAATCGTCCTTTCTTAGTAGTTCTGTTATCGGTTCCTTGCACTTGCCAACACCAGCGTAGGAAAATTCCCGGCCTACCCACTAAATTGTTTCCACCTTTGGCTTATTAGCTGCGCCATGGTTTTATGTCCTCTCTTCATCTTTTTTCTGGAATGCCCAACATGCTGCACGGTTGCACCAAAAGCACGCAGGACTTTGTTGTTCCATTATTGAGTCTTCCTTCTAACCACCGCTGCCAATTACATGAGGCGGTGATCACATCTAATTGAGTTGTTGCAACTTTTGCTAACCACGTGCTTTTTGGTCTTTCTATGTAGGAATCGATGGTCAGACGACCTTAGAAGGCCCAATTGAAGAAGTAGCCCAGGTGGAAGCCGAGGAAGCTAAGGATTTGCTTAGAGACTTGGGTATCACGGTGCAATTCTTTTCCTACATTTTGGTTCCTGTAATTGTATAACAATGTACTTTTGGTTTTGCCGAGAGAATGTTTGACCTTTGTTAACTAGTGATCGTGGCTGGGATTTGAATATCAATAGGCTATTGCCGGTAGTCTTCTCTGTGCTTTTTCATAGCTCTTCCATCTCTCACCAAAATCTTCTTAACCACTTAACTGTAATTATAAATATGATACTACTTCATTTATAATGTCAAATCTGAAGCTGTCCTTAGGTATATGAGGATAAAGCCAAAATTTTAACTCCATAACATCTACTTATTAACTCTATACGTATTCCTCACTTTGTTGTTGACgttcattatttttttcacttttatttCATAGTGCTAtgtattctttctttcttttcccttatgATATGACCCCTCATACTTTTAAGGAAATGTGATTCtacttgtcttttatttttcttgcatgaATTTGGAAATTTTGCTTGTCTTCGAGAATTTGAGTTGCTGGTGTCGACTAAATTCTtgcttcttctctctctctctcttcccctttTGCTCTGTTGAAGTACTTTTGAAAACTGAAATACTAAACCTTTTCGTTTCACTTTATTTGATTTGCTATTGctttgttctgtttttccatTATAACTTTCCTTGTAAACATGCAGAGCCCTTATTTGTCAAGACATTCACCTCGTGGTATATTCTGCAGTCGAACTTTGAATCTCCGATCAATCAGTGCCATTGGATATGACATGGACTATACCCTGATGCATTATAATGTGATGGTAAATCAGTTTTATATCTTTATAGGTACCCATTTTGATATCACAATCAAGTGAGTTTGTAAACATTTAATCTCACATGTATTTAAGTgtttttgcatttttcttttcatatcttGAATTGTGTTAAATATGTATCATCTTCACATTCACTTGTGCTAAATGAAGCAAGATATTGTGGACAGCTTTtctctgattttctttttttaatttctgacATTGTTTAGTTATAGTGTTGCTATCTTAGATAAAGACTGGTGGAGACTTTATTTCCTCTTTTCTGATATCATGCGCATCAATATCTCTAGATGTCTTACATAAGACACCAGCTTTGGAGTTAGATGTTGCTAGGAAGTTTATTAGTAGTGCTGAAGTTATTTTTCTAACTCATATGTCTAGAGCTTTTATTTATACAGTGCTAGTCTGCTTCCATCACCGGGCAATTGGAATTGTCTGTCATGGATCTGTTCTCTTGCAGGCTTGGGAAGGACGGGCATACGACTACTGTATGGAGAATTTAAGGAACATGGGTTTTCCTGTTGATGGACTTACATTCGACCCAGACTTGGTGACATCTTCATTTCTAAGCAATTTGAAGAGTATATAGATCGTGTCATTCACTCTAGTCctgatatttgaattttatttcctGTTCTAAGCACATATTGTTCGATTGTGTCACTTAGGTCATTAGAGGCCTTGTCATAGACAAAGAGAGAGGTAACTTGGTTAAGGCTGACCGATTTGGGTATGTTAAAAGGGCAATGCATGGCACCAAAATGCTTTCCACTCGAGCTGTAAGGTATggcagaaaattatttatttgaaagcTTACCTGCTCATTGCGTGAACTGTGAGCAATAGGCAGTCTCATAGTGCACATTTCATGGTATACACCCAGTCCATTAATTAGCTAGAAGATGACTCTTCACAAAAGGTTGATACAATCCAATCTTTTTGAGCAAAATATTGGATCTTGTTTTTTGTTTCAGCCATTCACCCCCCAGTATTATACCTGTCTATGTGTCACTATGGAATGCTAAGAAGTGCATTTCACCCCTGCACATGGATTATGTTGACTGCTTTGTCTCATATACTGCCTCATTGTGTGTGGTACATGTATTGGTTTCTGTTTCATCTACATTTAGTGTTTTGATGCAtcgtttgtgtttttttttcaaaaaaaaaaaaaaaaactggattATATATCTTATAGTGCAAGCTAACTTTCTATGCATGGAAGTGAAATGTATGGGAGGGAATTGGTGGATCTACGGAAAGAGAGTCGATGGGAATTCCTGAATACACTATTCTCAGTTTCAGAAGCTGTCGCTTATATGCAGGTAGTTCTTCTTATATTCCACAATAATCTTGAACATCTTAGTTGTCTTGTATTTATTTCTCGTTCTAAACTGGACTTATACCGGTCCATATtgatgttatattataaaatgatgatTAACACTCTAAGGGCCCATGATCCCATTCAATTTGCATTGTGCTGCTTGTAGAGGTCACTTACAGTTTCAAATTTTATGACCCCACCCCttgttacatttttttaaagttaacaTTAATGACATGGTTGGAAGGGTCAACTCATCTTGATACCAATTGGCATTTTTTTCTGATCTCGTACCATTAAAAGTGCAAGAGAAAGTCATGTACTGATATAAAAGAAAGAGTTCATGACTTTTTTGCGTAATAGTTCATGATAGTAACATTGCTAGAGGAGATCTCTTGGCGACAAAAATCAAGCGTGTTATGTCTCAAGGAGGTAGACAAGTGCACGAAGTTCTTCTATAGGGTGGCTAATTCTCATAGGAGAAATAATGCTATTGATATATTGATGGTAGATGGTGCAGTATCCTCGGATCAATTAGTCATCAAGAATCACATCGTGAAGTATTACCAACACCTCCTATCTGAATAGCACACTTGGCAACCGAAAGTGgatgttttaactttttcagcATTAGATCAGCTATGCGCAGGGTGGCTAGAGAGGCCTTTTTAGAGGATGAAGTGGTTAAAGTAATCTGTGGCATGGCTAGTGACAAGGCTCTAATCCCTGACGGTTTTACCATGGGTTTCTTCCAAGCTTGTTGAAAAGTGATCAAGGGCTACCTTATGTGGGTCTTTCATGATTTTCATACTAATGCCAGCTTTGAAAAAAGTCTTAATGCTACTTTCCTAGCACTCATTCCCAAAAAGATGGGAACTATGGATGTTAGAGACTCGCCCCATTAGCCTTGTGAATGGTGTTTACAAGATCATTTCTAAAGTGCTAGCGAATCGATTGACAAATCCTTTGTCAAAGGTAGAGAGATCCTAGATTCGGTCTTAATTGCAAATGAAATTTTGGATGGACGACTCAAATCTAGAGAACCCGGGTTACTTTGcaaattagacatggaaaaagcCTATGATGACGTCAATTGGAAGTTCCTACTATATTTACTTGCTAGATGTGGCTTTGGGGAGAAATGGCATAAATGGGTAGAGTTTTGCATCTCTACAATTAAGTTCTCTATCTTGGTGAATGGCTCATCGGTAGGTTTCTTTGACTCTTCCCATGATTTGAGACAGGGAGACCTGCTCTctcctttactttttttatttatcgtAGAAGCTCTTGGTAAGATGATTGTGGGTCTTCTGGAAGGCGGCTTTCTCTACAGTTTTTCTATAGGGAATGGTGATTATAGTTCTATGGATATTTCTCACCTGCTTTTACGAAATCTCAggcatatccaatctttgagGGCTCTACTACTTAGTTTTGAAGctgtcttgggcttgagagctaggtgggtttgggtgttgagaagtgttgagcagagttgtgaatagtaataaaaagtaggtgaaaagtaataataaagtaatgaataataataaaaagtaggtaaaaagtaatgaatagtaaaaaaagtaggtgaaaagtaataataaagtaatgaatagtagtgagaagtgttgaagatacttcaacacccaaacacaaccTAATCTCTCAAAGTCTAAATTGGTGCCTATGGGGGCTGTCCCTAACGAGGAGAATTTAGCCACTCTACTGGGATGTAAGGTATCATCTCTACCCATGAAGTATCTTTGCTTACCATTGGATGCTCCCTTTAAATCAGAGAGGATTTGGAATGGTGTGATTGAAAAGGTGGAGCACAAATTGGCTTCTTGGAAGAGGTTGTATTTGTCTAAAGGTGGTAGGCTTACTTTGATTAAAAGTACTATTTCTAACTTACCCACTTATTTTATGTCCTTACTCTCGCTCCCCACAAAGGTTGCCAATTGTATAGAGAAGCTGCAACGGGACTTCTTGTGGAGTGGATTGGGGGAAGAGTTCAAATTTTACATGGTTAATTGGTCACTTGTATGTACCCCAATTTCTGGGGTTGGATTGGGGATTTGTAACTCGATGAAATTCAACCAAGCCCTATTGGataaatggttgtggaggtacCAAAACAAAATGGGGGCCCTATGGAAGTCAGTTATAGATGCACAATTTGGGGAGGCTTGGATGGTGCTCGATTGAGGTATGTGGCACATATGGGATGGATTTGTGGAAATACATCAGGAGACACTGGGAGATCTTCCGAAGAAATGAACTTACTGTGGTGGGTGACAACTCTTGTTTCAAATTTTGGTATGACAAATGGTGAGGTGAACGAAACCTCCAAGACACCTTCCCTGCCATTTTTGAGCTTgcaaaataaaatgatgtagCGATAGCCGATCTCTTGGTCTTTTCTAGTGGCTCCCCTCAATGGAATGTAGAATTCATTAGAACAGCCCAAGACTGGGAGTTGGAGACTATCACAGAGTTCTATGAGGCATTTTATTCCGTATGCATGACAGAGGGTACCATAGATAAGATGAGTTAGAGCCCCTCCAAGAAAGGTAAATTCATGGTCTGATCGTTTTATCAAGTTCtaatgagctttggaatgaccGTGGGAATGGAATGATGGAATGACCATGTTCCCATGGAAGAGTATATTGCAGACGAACACTCCTTTAAAAGTAgcttttttcatatggacagCCTCTTTGGACAAGATTCTCACCACAAATAATTTAAGGAAACATCTGGTAATGGTGCTAGACTAGTGTTGTGTGTGTAAGAAGAATGGTGAATAGTAGATCATTTGTTTTTACACTGTGGGGTGCCTAGGACCATGTGGGATGATTTTTTCGCGAGTGGTGGATTGGCATGGGTCATGCCTTTTAGACTGTTGGATTTCCTTGCAAGCTGGAGAGGCCACCCAGGCAACTCACAAGTGGTAGCGATTTGGAGAATGGTTCCTATTGTATGTGTCGGTGTATTTGGCgggagagaaatgatagaagctTCAAAGACTATGAGAaaacaatggatgagcttaaatttttcttttttaaaactttgttcTTATGGGTGGGGCCATTGTATTTAATGGGCTAAATGTCCTTGACCTTCTACTTTCAAATGTAAACTCTAATTAGGTTATTCTCATATATACTCCCCATGTACTTGGGTTTTGTTTGcttctatgaataaaacttcttgattacctatcaaaaaaaagtttagcatttacaaatttataaaaGCCTTTGACCTTTTGCAAAGACCTGATATAAAAGCCTCATAAAAGCCCCCCTAGCTCTTCCCCAAATCCCTCACAATACAACcccacatatttataagtctttGGCCATCTCCAAAACCCACTACGATGACTCCAATGTAGTGGAATTGACCTCCAAAACTTCCAGGGGGCTAGAATTCAATGGTTCACAGTAACTTGAGCCTTCCTCCACTAATAGTATCAAGTCTCCTTCATTGATGCCACTTTTGGGTTGATCTGTGAACCCTCCCACAGCCATATCCATATTCTCTAATTCCCATGTTCCCCCTATGTCCTTCACAGCCAAGTTAGCCTCCATTGAAGCCTCTACAGCTTTGTCTTCTGTAGGACCAATATCTGGTAATTCACCTGAAACATTCTGACATCTAGGCTACACCTACACTCAAGTACCAGTGTCAAAGATCCATTGGCGAAATTGGATGATGAGACTAGGTGATATCCTTGGCTTAGGTGTTATATCGGGTTGCCATCAGATGGTTGCTCAGGGGTTTTATTGCATAAAGACTCTAGGGTGTTGGCATTTGGAGCTTTGGTTGAGCCTATTTCATGGCATTTCTGGAGGCAAGATTACCATCAAATTACCTCAATGGAGGGACCCAAAGCCTGATCAGTATTCAAGATTGTGCCCAAGGAAGTGGAAGCCCCAAATCCAACATGAATTCTtcaattagatttgggcttgggATTGGGCTAAATATGTGTAAAATGTGGCCCGTCAACAAGGCCTTTACCCTTTTCTACTTTGGATTGGGACCTTGCATCAAACCCATTGTTTCCAACAATCCCAAATCTAATACTGCACTCTGTTCTCTTATTGCTCTAAGTCAGCTTCATACTAGCCTTCTTTTTAACATTGGCCACCTTTGTGGGCTGCCCATGGGCTACATGGGTTTAGATATGAGTCTGAGCAATGCGATTCACCTTTCTTATTGTTCAGAAAAGCTTTGTTTGGTAAGTAATTATTGTGTAACACTACAAGAGAGCTACTTTCGCAAGATTGGTGATTGAAGTCAAGTATGGTAGCATTGTGGGGAGGTTGGAATTCAAATGAGGTTAGCAGCTCTTTTGAGATGAAGGTCTAGAAAACCATTAGGAGAGGGTGGAGAGAATTTTCTCGTTATATTAGATTTGAGGCGAGGGATGGATCTAAGATGTGGTTTGGGGATCAGCTTTGAAGATAGTCTTCTTAGATTTATATAGCATCTCTTGCTGTAAGGAGACATCGGTAGCTTAACTCTAGCAGATCTCTGAGGACAAATCCCTGATTGAAGGTTACTTTCATTTCAATCGGTGCTTTATTGGGAGGAGATGGCATCTTCATTCTTTAATTGTTTGTATTCTTTCAAGTTGACAAGATGGAGCTGATAAGATTTTTGAGACTCCATCCAAAAGACAAACCCTTGAGATCAAATCCTTTTACATTGTGCTCTTCCCCCAAGAAAATCCTCCTTTCCCTTGGAAGACTATTTGAAGCAATAAGGTGCCATCGAGAGTAGCTTGATTTGTCTGGATGTCTACTTCCGGAAAGATCTTAATAATGGATAACTTGAGCAAGAGGAATTTTACTTTATGTCTGGATGTCTATTGTAGGTGTAAGCATTGcagaaaaagcatcaatcactttatGTTTCACTGCAAGGTGGTTATGGGTCTTTGGACGTCAATGTTTTGTACATTTGGGATTGAGTGGGTCATGGCCTAGTTGTTGGTGGATGTAATGACTTGCTAGCAGGCCCCTTaaaagtcaatagtcatttagAGGTTTGGAGGATGGTAtgatcctttttttcttttctttttttgctatTGGATGTGGCCTTACCAATCTTAGAAGATTGGCAGGAATGTAATGCCTGGAGCTCTGAAGATTGGGAGGGGAAGGTGTAAAAGCCATTATATATTTGAATGGCAGTGCACAATAGCTTTCACCCCTCTAACTTTCTAGACTTcttgaattatattatttttcttttttctccctaGTTGGGTGTTTCCAATGTATACGTCTTGTGTATGTGGGTTAAGCCCCTTCgggatttgaataatattaccTTAATTATCAAAATAAGATGTTTGGCATTTGTAGTTCTATGAAATTCTTGGAAAACTCATATGGAGAGTTGTTTTGATTTTGGAATTTATAAAATGTGCAGATTTCTCAAAAAACAAGATGGgaggaaaaaaacaaattccAAAAACATTTTGTATCATTTACTTCGCAGTGAGTTCTATATTatcccaaacaaataaaaccactAAATGGTTTGATAACAGAGACAGTTAGAACCAGTTTGCAAGTTTTCTCTTGCATGgcaatattttatacaaatgGGTTACTAATTTTCCCTCCATGTCATGATCTTGACGTCTAGTAAACTTTAGATTTTATGGTATCCATTTCTGTTTCCCTCTTATCTACAATCTCATTTAATCGATGCATGTCATTTTTTCATTTGGATAATCAATATGTATTGGACTTCATTGAGGTCATGTGATTGTTTTCAGATGGTAGACAGATTGGACGATGAGGCAATAGCTGCACAACTTGGTCCACTTGATTATAAAGGGCTTTACAAGGTAACATGCTCTCGAAAATTTTATCACAGTGGTATATTAGTATTCATTATACACGTTTCTTTCCTCAATCTTGAGATGGTTTCAGGCAGTTGGAAAGGCACTCTTTAGGGCACATGTAGAAGGTCAACTTAAGGTATATATAACCATGGATATAGATTGTCTGGTGTTCAACTTTTTGGTTCTCAACCACCTATTAATTTGTGGTATTCATAAAGATTAAgtgaatgtctttttttttcttattctttttttttttcttttttcttttttcttttttctttttttatgagtaGAGTGAGATAATGTCCAAGCCAGAACTATTTGTTGAGCCTGATCCAGAACTTCCTTTGGCACTTTTGGACCAAAAGGAGGTACTTTATTGTGACCTTTCGTCTTTGCATAGCATGTGAAATCATTTTAATCCTTATTTACTTGGACATTTTCATATTACAGGCTGGTAAAAAGCTTCTGCTTATTACCAACTCTGATTATCATTACACAAACAAAATGATGCAGCATTCCTTTAACAGATTTCTTCCCAACGATATGGGTTGGCATGATCTATTTGACATTGTGAGTATACATCATACATTTTATGTTGCACCACTGACTATCCAGTAT
This genomic interval from Carya illinoinensis cultivar Pawnee chromosome 2, C.illinoinensisPawnee_v1, whole genome shotgun sequence contains the following:
- the LOC122300302 gene encoding cytosolic purine 5'-nucleotidase-like; its protein translation is MYAAEVLGKFCVYSETPLSVSMASTHFLRNPIPTSHVCTLMISARSPMQPMMMGCRCSMDSKHVGGDLFSVTSSSKSDVDYLGQSTKGDLNLKSEHLQSFGIDGQTTLEGPIEEVAQVEAEEAKDLLRDLGITSPYLSRHSPRGIFCSRTLNLRSISAIGYDMDYTLMHYNVMAWEGRAYDYCMENLRNMGFPVDGLTFDPDLVIRGLVIDKERGNLVKADRFGYVKRAMHGTKMLSTRAVSEMYGRELVDLRKESRWEFLNTLFSVSEAVAYMQMVDRLDDEAIAAQLGPLDYKGLYKAVGKALFRAHVEGQLKSEIMSKPELFVEPDPELPLALLDQKEAGKKLLLITNSDYHYTNKMMQHSFNRFLPNDMGWHDLFDIVIVSARKPEFFQMSHPMYEVVTGEGLMRPCFKIRTGGLYSGGSAQMIENSLNIHGDEILYVGDHIYTDVSQSKVHLRWRTALICRELEEEYSALMRSGGHRASLIELINQKEVVGDLFNQLRLALQRRTKERPAQTLAATNMDHQELTESMQKLLIVMQRLDEKIAPMLEADGELFNKRWGYLSRAGLWDKSHLMRQIEKYADIYTSRVSNFLHYTPFMYFRSQEQTLAHDSHSYSHSQINGTAVDN